One stretch of Anguilla anguilla isolate fAngAng1 chromosome 5, fAngAng1.pri, whole genome shotgun sequence DNA includes these proteins:
- the LOC118228279 gene encoding zinc finger protein 324A-like: MSNCLAFHTQIASIMEVLANAAVAEICQVVDDGYAVLRLEMSQYQKENKALKRKLQVMERQTARRCAERGGSRASFVDGAQVCRKLRETPRALPAKGQFPAVERALDNRIDVSLKRDEQPIVLDEEDAPAVPTGRSDGVTSHQNASSTACAVMEEGRTEALLIKEERLKENLGNHDCPRELRNRNERAVESEARSKGSPPSAESRTASAKQEQLPEQLAEDKRSVWEVSALGSGPEADAERERAKSLQHPGPGSRVRRPSSLDSEFVMFERPGQLGSYCAQGGAVAETEDPCCSYSTGTGQGLSYHAEMRPFLGTEEGGGNGLSPLGSLDWKPDIMVVDPTPVKLEPEVPSAWNAGPVLGLGDAPPRPFEEIGERGEMLPDSAPNLCLPPVLTTAGEKAAASKYIATETETHHRAGAGEKRLFYSYFERGFARARDSEALQGVDPEERQFSCTQCGKHFAHSANLKRHQRVHTGEKPYSCTQCEKRFSHQHQLKMHQRVHTGERPFNCTHCGKRFTQSSHIKRHLLVHTGEMM; encoded by the exons atgtcaaattgcCTAGCTTTTCATACACAGATAGCCTCCATTATGGAGGTTTTGGCGAATGCGGCCGTGGCAGAGATCTGCCAAGTTGTGGACGATGGATACGCGGTTCTGCGCCTGGAAATGTCCCAATATCAGAAGGAGAACAAGGCTCTGAAGCGCAAGCTGCAGGTGATGGAGCGGCAGACCGCGCGCCGATGCGCAGAGAGGGGAGGGTCGCGAGCGAGCTTTGTAGACGGGGCGCAAGTTTGCCGTAAATTAAGAGAAACACCGAGGG CGCTTCCAGCGAAGGGGCAGTTCCCAGCTGTAGAGAGAGCCTTGGATAACCGGATAGATGTCAGTCTAAAAAGAGACGAGCAGCCCATTGTTCTGGATGAAGAGGATGCTCCGGCGGTGCCCACGGGCAGGAGCGACGGGGTCACCTCGCATCAAAATGCTTCGAGCACAGCG TGTGCAGTCATGGAGGAGGGAAGGACTGAAGCACTTCTGATAAAGGAGGAGAGACTCAAAGAGAACCTGGGGAACCACGACTGTCCAAGGGAGCTGAGGAACAGGAACGaga GGGCGGTGGAATCGGAGGCTCGGAGCAAGGGAAGCCCCCCCTCTGCAGAATCACGGACCGCCTCGGCAAAACAAGAGCAGCTCCCTGAACAGCTGGCCGAAGACAAGCGCAGCGTTTGGGAGGTGAGCGCGCTCGGGTCCGGCCCGGAGGCAGACGCGGAGCGAGAAAGAGCAAAGAGCCTTCAGCACCCGGGGCCTGGATCCAGAGTGCGAAGGCCGAGCAGCCTGGACTCTGAGTTTGTCATGTTTGAAAGACCAGGCCAGCTGGGCTCTTACTGTGCACAAGGGGGCGCTGTCGCGGAGACGGAGGATCCGTGTTGCTCTTACTCTACAGGAACGGGACAGGGCCTGTCCTATCACGCAGAGATGAGGCCGTTTTTGGGTacagaggagggtggagggaaCGGCCTGTCCCCTTTGGGGTCTCTGGACTGGAAGCCGGACATCATGGTGGTCGACCCGACGCCGGTCAAGCTGGAGCCCGAGGTGCCGTCTGCGTGGAACGCGGGGCCCGTTTTGGGACTGGGCGACGCGCCGCCACGGCCTTTCGAAGAAattggggagaggggagagatgcTGCCGGACAGCGCGCCCAACCTCTGCCTTCCGCCCGTCCTAACGACGGCGGGGGAGAAGGCCGCGGCGTCCAAGTACATCGCTACGGAAACCGAGACGCATCACAGAGCCGGCGCCGGGGAGAAACGCCTGTTCTACTCGTACTTCGAGAGAGGATTCGCGCGCGCGCGAGACAGCGAGGCGCTCCAGGGCGTCGACCCGGAGGAGAGACAGTTCAGCTGCACGCAGTGCGGAAAGCATTTCGCTCATTCGGCTAACCTGAAGAGACACCAGCGCGTGCACACGGGAGAGAAACCGTACAGCTGCACGCAGTGCGAGAAGCGCTTCTCCCACCAGCACCAACTTAAAATGCACCAGAGGGTCCACACGGGAGAGAGGCCCTTCAACTGCACCCACTGCGGAAAGAGATTCACTCAGTCCAGTCACATTAAAAGACATCTGCTCGTGCACACCGGAGAGATGATGTAG